The sequence below is a genomic window from Wyeomyia smithii strain HCP4-BCI-WySm-NY-G18 chromosome 1, ASM2978416v1, whole genome shotgun sequence.
CAGACTTAGTAAATTGTAAACAAATGAAgattaggggtactgggggtaagcccggcactgagggtaagaccgtcacccctgggatttcactagaaaacgctaattaactgtgttttggaatatgtgaagtgttcgtatttaatattttagacattttacgacacatcgaagccaccgtgaaacgtcaaacgtcaaaataatagacaaaacatgcGCTATTACAACTGATGCGTAAAAGGATGTAATTTTTtgtgagtggaacttaagcttttattcatttgaaaagatatATCCACTTAAAAACGATACTTTTCTACGAACTAGTTTGGTGGAGTAAACAAAACCTTCGCTTGTTTTTACGCCAGTCATTCTTTATTTTGCGCTCTGTTTTCCACTTTACTGTCGGTGTTAATCTGTGGCAGGTGACTCATCAGTTCCTGCAAAGTTTTCCACATCTCGGGCTGACCGGAAAGAATACCATACAGCTGCTTGATAATTTCGTTGCCTTTGTCTTCGGTGACGACGGGTGCCAGATCTGGTACGGAATTTTCAGGCTCCTGTGATTCGTTCGATTGATCTTCAACCTGCTGTGTCAGTCCCTGACTGAGCTGTGCTAGGGCAGTCTGAAGTTgttccaaaatatttttcacatccGATATGGTAACGACCGTGGTGCCGGCATTTTCAAACTCCTGCTTAACCTCGTTGTGAATGTCGGCGGTCACTTCCACATTTATGGTCACAACATCTCCCAAGCTGTTTCCGGACACATTAAGGGCACCTATTGTTCCACACTGGACTAAAGATAGAGTGCTCGCTAGGAATATAGTTAACAAGATGAAAGACTTCATGGTGCGTTGAATATCTGACTTTGGTTTCTATAAAATCCCCACAATTTATATACACACACGGCGCGCATCTATTTTCAGCCCCGATAAGGCTTGCATCAATCATTAATTAGCATTGATCTGTCCAGTTAGAATGAGAAATTGAAAACGCACTGTATGCatctatttattttcaggtcgcCAAATGGTGGGAAGATTACGCCTATCTCAGCTTGCGTATGCCCTTGATACCGTATTGCGTAATGGTTCAACCGTTGATGTTCGAGACGGTTGGTTTGGAGACCAAACCGGAGAATTTTCTGCGAGGTGCTGCCATATGCTGTACAATCAATGTTCGCTTTTGGAAACTGATTCGTACGGAGAAGCTTCGTCCAGTTATGAGCGCAGATAAAAAGATAATTTTTTCCTCGGATCAGTATAGGCGACTCTTCAATACCGTTCGAGTTCCTGGTACGGAAATGGATAAAATTGTTTGTCACTTTAAAACCGAGAAGGAAGGCTGGTGCCCCTCTCACGTTTTGGTCATCTACAAGGGAAGGATATTCAAAGTAGAATCATTCCATGATGATGGGGAAGAGTTAAGCGCCCAAGACTTCCTTCTAGTGTTCCAGCAGATTCAACACAGGGTAGATACTGAAGATACCAACCAGCAACCAGTGACACTTCTTACCCATGATGATCGATCTACGTGGGCTCAGAATAGGAAACACCTGATGGAATTAtcagaaaacaataaaaatgcttTACGGGACATTGAAACAGCAACGTCGTTgttttcgctggatacaaacTGCCCTTCGGATTATTCTGATTTGGCCGTGAAAACATTGATCGGTGATTTGCGGTGTAGGTGGGCTGACAAAAGTTGTGCTACTGTCTTTTTCCCGAATGGAAAATCAGGCTGCCTAGGTGAACACTGCTGCTACGATGGCACAATCTCGATGGCGGTCAGCTTGTACGCTATGTTAACTTTGGTCGAAGACGGTATCCCCGATTGGACCATCCCAGCGAGAAAGGTGGTGACGCCCGTTGAAGTAGTTTTCGATGTAGATAGCAAGTTAAGCGATGAAATTAGTCGAATGAAAACCGTAGCTGATAAAATGGTAATATCGAAACTTTTTACAGTAACTATTTGTTTATAATCGATAATATTATTTCAGCAAAATACTGTCACTGTTTCAGTAGACCAGTTTAGTGGATATGGTAAAGATTATATGAAGTCTCGAAAAATTCACCCAGACGCATGGACTCAGACAGCAATGCTTTTGGCGTACCATCGGTTGCATGGTAGTTTCGCGCCAACATACGAGACCGCTATGATGCGTCAGTTTTATCAGGGGCGCACGGAAACTTGCCGATCGTGCAGCATGGAGGCCGTGCATTTTATCGAAGCAATGAATAATCCAAAAGAATCTAGTAATACCAAAGCCAGTTTGTTCAAAACAGCCGCAAACCGACAATCGGAGTTGATGAATGAGGCTCGGAAAGGAAACGGCTTTGATAGGCATTTGTTCGCCTTGTGGTGTATTGCCTACGAGCAGGGACTGCCCGTACCGGAGCTTTACGATGACCCTTTGTATAGTAAAAGGTACTTTAGATGAGGTTACATTGGAATGTAGtgtaattttgttttctttttttcgccTTCAGCGGTGGAGGTGGCAACTTTATCCTCTCAACCAGTACCTTAGGTTTCACGATAAATTGCGGATTCGTAGCTCCGATGTGCTTGGATGGATACGGCAGTTTCTACTCGATTTTAACTGATACGCTATGGTCGATGATCACTGCCTATAAGGACTCTGAAGTGACAAGTTGCAGGAAGCTGCAGGCTGCTTTTTTCGAGGCTATGGAAGATATTAGGTACATTTTAGAAGAGGACGCAACAGCCAAGCTGTGAAAGGTGTAGGAGTATTCAGCAATATAGTCATATATTGGTGCATGGTGCATACTCTAATTCGATATGCCATTAGGAAAACAAAGTGGTGAAAAGCTTTTATTAGACATATATTAGCGCAATACATCTACTTCACGTACTGGGACATTTAACAACGATTGTGGCTGCCAATTTTATTCACTGTTCATTGTGACACGAAATTAATATGTTGGTAAACCGATTTTTTTCGTGTTATTGAATATCACAAAACTCCAAAACAATGCTTGTTATGCTGGCTGTTGtgagcagcagtagcagtgcaatGTGAGAATGAAGTGCAAATTTCATTCTCACTATTATGCGGTTTGGTTGAAGCATCGTAAATAACTTCCCCCGTGAAAATTCGTTAATTGCAGCGCATGTCGCTTTGTGGTTAattatttttggtttgttttcgatGCTATGTTGTTGATACTAGGTGACCTAGTTCAAGGCGTTTTCTGCAATCGAACTGCATATCGTACTCGTATGGTTATCGAATCAATAGCTAGAAACTACTGTTTTAGTATGCTCATTAGCGTCAGAATAAGAATGACAAGCAGGTTTTTCCAAATTCCCTGATAATTCcaggtttttgaattttttttcaggtgtAGACACCCtgtactatgttataatatatGATAGAGACAATTGATCAATAGTGGACCTCATAGCTAGCACTTGTTACAGATAACAGAGCCAGTATTGTCCGATGCTGCGCATCGCAAACCATCCCCGTTGCCTAGTCTTGAATTTTGTAGTCTTCGCTACAATCGAGTTCTACACTCAATCTCTAGCGACAACGACATCTGATAACCGAACCGAATGGTCGGTATAAAACGATTTATTAGCTCTAGCTAGAAGCCAGTTTTACACTGTTTATCATCCGTCCAACATGAATCCATCAGTGGCATTGGTAGGAGCTCTATTCATTGTACTGATCGCACAAATTGCACCTATTTCGCCGCAACCGGTACAATGGCCCAACTTCGGATCACCGTTtggagtgaaaatttccaataaTATCAAAGGCGATAGTGCGGACTCTAGCTGGGAAGGAATCCTCAAAGCAGTAAAGGGCATCACGTCGAAGAGAGGTGATAAATTCGCACCTTTATTTAGCACGGAACAAGTGCGGAAGATTGTCCAAAGCATCCAAGACTCCCAACAGCTGCCAGTTGCCTCCGAAGCTGCACCAAATATCGCATATCGGCCCCAAAATGTTTTCCCACCCGCTTCCCGTACGGTGGAAATCGGCAACAGTGTCGACTAATGAAATACCGCTTTGGTGTACAACACAATAcaagaaaaaattgtttttgcagCCGAAAAAAAAGCTCCTGGTCAAAAGTTTAATTATTTGGAAACACATAAATTTGATTGAATTATGATAATGAAAGACAATGGACAGTTTTTTAATTAAACCGTATGTTTCAACGGAGACCCATTTGTGTTCGCTTTGCATCAGGCAGCGTGGCTGGTTATGAAATTTTCATCATCTCGTGAACatggcaaaaaataaaaccgAAATTGTCCCTGAGGGTTTGGATTCGCTAAATTGTTTTGTACTTGCATGTCACAATGTCAGAGACATTGGCGACCGGATGCTGATGATGGAAACTATTTGGTACGTCTCTATATTTTCCGCCCTTCGTTAGGGGGGTTGCGGGTCCTGTTGTTCTCTagataaattatatttttcgcTTTTGAATCGAGTCGATTAACTTTTTTCCACACCTCATCTCGTGAGATAAAGCATTGTGAAGGATTCGTAGAATACAATCAATTGAGTACCTTTTGTCCGCAATAGTTAAGAGAATGTAAGCATGTTTTTGCGCCATAGCGTACTGTTCAATTAGTGCttacaacaaaaaatattagcAACAATGTAAAAGTTGCGAATTTATGTGAGAGTGATTGACGCTTCGCCATTGTGCCATGTTTGTATTTCGTTAGTTTCGTCATACTGATGGCTGTTTAGCAAAACCACGCCAAATTGTTGGAAAATATACGTAAATGTTTTTTCATGTGAATGAAACTTTGAAAACGTATGTCACTTGATAAACGAAGTATTTTTCGCAGGTAGAAACTATCCTAATTCTAAatcttttacctttttttttgctgaaattagACGTTTTTCGAAACTTTTGAATATAGAAAAAATTGAAGTTTCATTAAAATACGCTTTTATGTAAATTATTTGTAAACCCCCTtagtaggctgaccagacgtaccgttttgaacgggacagtaccgttttttcgactatttttaaccgtcccgtctttttgcccatttcggatactccttgaaaaaatcttacatagagctttgcattgaaactcttcctaaatggaaaataagtttccaagcagccaggatttttttaatattactgagtacgttttgtgccttcctgacagtaccgcaccactggaaggacatcccctatcgtgaactgacgaaaaagtcgcgattgaaagttgagaccatgataattgttcAGGTATCAGGTAGGTCGGCTAAAAAGCCATGGCTTATAACGGCACGTTCCCCTCACATGTGGAGGATTTGTGCCTAACCGCAGGAACCTTCTCATCATTTACCTGacaaaaagggaaaaaaaagATAGAAGAAGGAGGAAGTATTAAGAGTAGAAGAGGAAAAGGATAAAGAAAGGATTgaaaacatagaaaaagcatgggATATTTGTGTTCTAGGAATTATCAGTGACAAACCATAAAGTTTGTCTTCCTAGTCCTAGTCCCAGCAAAAATTTAGAAGGCACTAGAGTTCTTTCCCGCAATCGAGAATGAACTgaaggatatttttcaaatcaagagATCTATATTCAGATTCATTTATGAGATGACGACCGAAAATCCTGTAACGCAGTTGGGCAAGTCTGGGACAACTACATACTTAATGAAAAGAAGACCCATAATCGCCTTCACAGAGGTCGCAACCAAAagtattcgaacgatgcatgCTTGCTAAATGATAGTTCAAACTACAGTGGCCAGTTAGAGCTCTTATCAGCACACTGCAGTTCTTTTTTGATAAATTCAAAAGATAGTTACTAACTTTTACAGATAAGCTtggtaaaaacaattttgtttggCGACAGGAGTCAAGATTTGTCCACAACCTGTTATGCTCAGATAGAGCCCAAAAGCAGATCTTTTGTTTTATCCAAGACTCAGGAATAGGTACCGCGGGCTCAGGACCCACAAAATTATTTGATGCATCACTTCGGGCAAGCTCGTCTGCCCATTCGTTGCCAGCAATGTTAGAGTGTCCAGGGACCCAAAGAAGATCAACAGTATTCATGATGCTAAGTTCTTCTAGACAAGTGCGACACGCAATGATTAGCTTCGACCTAGAGTTGTGAGAACCAAGTGCTTTGACAGCAGCTTGACTATCAGAACAAATATAGATTATTTGCCCAATTACCTTTTGTTGGAGGGCTGCCAGCACTCCACAAATAATAGCAAAgatttcagcttggaagactGTGCAGTAGATACCCAATGAAAAAGATTGTTGCAATCTTAGTTCACTCGAGTAAACTCCGGCTCCAGCTTTTCCTTCAAGCAGAGATCCATCCGTATAAATAACAATATGAACCGAAATTTCTCTTTCTATGCGGCCTGATATCCAATCATTACGCACAGGTAAAGAGGTACTGAAATCACCATAAGGAAAACTCACAGGAAGAGTCATATCACTTGGAGCAACTATAAGTTGGTCCCACGAGAGCATGTGTGACCACACACGTGAATGGGAATTGTTATTATCGATATCATAGTGCCAAAATCCATTTGCTTGTAACCGGTATGCACATGAGTAGGCTTCCTGTTTCAAGAAAATTTGCAACGGTTTTATACCAAAAAGAGCTTCTAAAGCAGCAGTGGGTGTTGTAGAGAATGCACCAGACAATGACATAAGACACATCCGCTGTAGATGGTTTAACTTTGTCTGAATGCTACTCAGCTCTCCCTTTTGCCACCATACGAGACATCCGTACGCTAGTATTGGTCTTATTATTGCAGTATAAATCCAGTAAATGTATTTAGGTTTAAGACCCCAGCTTTTACCAATTGTTCGTCTACATTGTCCAAAGGCCATGCATGCGTTTTTGATTCTAAAATCGATGTGAGCAGACCAGTTAAGTTTAGAGTCTAGTATTACTCCAAGGTGTTTAACTTGATCTGTCACACAGACCTCAGAGTCAAAGAAACGAAGTGGACGAGCTTCAGTGATTCTCCTTTTTTTAGTGAACAATACAAGTGATGTTTTATTGGGATTTACAGAGAGCCCAACTTCACGACACCACTTTTCAGTTTCCTTTAGAGCCTGTTGCATCAGGTTAAAAATTGTGCTTATACACATTCCAGTAATTATAACCAGATAATCATCAGCGAATTTGAAAGTCCTTAGATTTCGCTAAAACTTTATTAAGTCTGCTAGTTTCATTCACACTAGAAATGTTTGTGCAGTGGTTTTTCCAACCCCGTCGTTCAGAGGATTTCAGAGCTTTTTTATAGGTTTTCCGAGCTGTTTTAAAAGCAATGATTCCCTCTGTACGCCGTCTGTTCCAGGCCTTCTGCAATTCTTGCGTAATTTTGCAAGTTCAGTATTCCACCAGGACGTGCCTCGTGTTGATTTAATTGTACGTAAGGGACAACTTTCTTCATAAGCCTCCATGATGTAGGATGTTGTGATTTCAACAGCATCGTCTAGATCATGTGGGCTTTCCAAAACAGATTCATACCCGTGAAATTTCGACGCTAGAGCGTCGACATAGGCGTCCCAATCTGTATTTTTTGGATTCCTGAAACGAGTTACCTCTAAACAATCATTTAGATGCTCAAAGAATATAAATCTATGATCAGCCAATGATTCTTCGTTAGAAACCCGCCAATTGTTCACTTCATGAATAACATTATTTGTACAGAGTGTTAAGTCTAGCACTTCCTCTCTGTAGTGGCTTGAAAAAGTTGGAGCATTTCctatatttaaaatattcaaattcgtAGAACAAAGATACTCCATCAGGTCAGAGCCCCTGGGATTTATATTTGAACTACCCCAAATTATATGATGGGCGTTTGCATCAGTGCCCACAATAAAaggtaaattttcattttcacaataaGCCACAACTTTTTTGAAGTCTTCCGTGGGAGAGGCCTCATCGTGTGGAAAATATGCAGAGCAGTAGACATACTGTCTATTGACGTTTTCGATTTTAACatctattttgacaacacagaTGTCCCTAGTAGTTAAATTGGAGACAAGAGTagcatttattattttatttatgagTATGCATGCGCGTGGCATAATTCGAGGATTGTTCATTCCACTTTTGCTAAAAATATCAAAGTTAGGATTTATTAGATTACCAACAAAGAAGTTCCCATGTTTAAAGTAAGGTTCTTGGACCAACGCAATGTTGGCAGTACCTGCTTGAATTATTCTGCAAAGATTTATGGCTGCTGTTCGTTTGTGTTGGATGTTAATTTGTGCTACTTTGATGGCAGACATTGCAAATCAAAGTATCACCAATCTAGGATCCCACAACCCACCAACAGCTAGAAAAACCTTTGCAGCGTAATCCGTATTGTCGATTATCGTGCttataaatttataatttaaaactgATGATTTTGTCAATATTTTTAGAGAGAAACTTTTGTTAGTCCATCTTCCTATGTTATAAGAGTTAAAAATTCTGATCCATACCTTGAATAAATGTGTTGTATCCGCCGTGTCGTCCAAAGAGTGAATTAGAAGCACGCAGATTTTCAACGTTTCACAAGTGATGAAGACATCTATGATGGCCGTGAtgtgtttttttaataattctgtAAGCAATGAAGTCTTACTGCTCCTGGTTGACTTAAGAGATAAAGTAACACGATTAAAAATCAACTTACATGATTGTTTGTTGATTACAGAAGTTATGTTCTTAATCGCTGTTTGCTCCTGGATAAACATGGCATCCAGTGTGTTTTGTACGAACCTCATGCATGGGATTTCGAGTACTCCCTTTGCAATAACAAGATTCGCATTATAAATATTGATGACATTATTCATGATGGTAATTTTGGCCGTTTTTGGGGGATTTTCATGTTCCCTCTCAATGGGCACGACATTAccagaaaaatttgaaaaatttatctcCCTGTATTCAGGAGTAATTTTAACTATTTTCAGTCTGTTCGAAACAGAGGATATTGGCATCACAGTGGTTAGACCTGAGGTATTTTTGTGACCTGTGACAATAACCTTGTCTTCTGCTGGGACTTCCTCACAGGATTTTCCAATATCCTTAGAGGCTACACCAGCTTCTAACAAGGTTTTGTGGCAGTCGTCGGTCACGTTCTGCCTCTGTCTTCCACTACCGCCATCGCTCTTGCCACCTCCATCTCCCTGCTTACCATTCGATTGTGGCACAGGTTTTTTTGGAGGTTGTTTGCGTATTCGAGCATCACCGAATTTATAGTCTAAAACATATTTATTCTTTTTAATTGATTGAAGGGACAC
It includes:
- the LOC129719030 gene encoding peroxisomal carnitine O-octanoyltransferase; this translates as MNRDTIYHFEKGSKETTFSYDDSLPALPLPTLSQTLKRYYESLRPFGTAEELRNSKDIIEDFRTGIGGKLHAILEEKAKHEKNWVAKWWEDYAYLSLRMPLIPYCVMVQPLMFETVGLETKPENFLRGAAICCTINVRFWKLIRTEKLRPVMSADKKIIFSSDQYRRLFNTVRVPGTEMDKIVCHFKTEKEGWCPSHVLVIYKGRIFKVESFHDDGEELSAQDFLLVFQQIQHRVDTEDTNQQPVTLLTHDDRSTWAQNRKHLMELSENNKNALRDIETATSLFSLDTNCPSDYSDLAVKTLIGDLRCRWADKSCATVFFPNGKSGCLGEHCCYDGTISMAVSLYAMLTLVEDGIPDWTIPARKVVTPVEVVFDVDSKLSDEISRMKTVADKMQNTVTVSVDQFSGYGKDYMKSRKIHPDAWTQTAMLLAYHRLHGSFAPTYETAMMRQFYQGRTETCRSCSMEAVHFIEAMNNPKESSNTKASLFKTAANRQSELMNEARKGNGFDRHLFALWCIAYEQGLPVPELYDDPLYSKSGGGGNFILSTSTLGFTINCGFVAPMCLDGYGSFYSILTDTLWSMITAYKDSEVTSCRKLQAAFFEAMEDIRYILEEDATAKL